A portion of the Candidatus Manganitrophaceae bacterium genome contains these proteins:
- a CDS encoding TldD/PmbA family protein — protein MAFDLNRAEELLKKAEKQGATAGDLIVVEGDSFSAQVRLREVEKISNARGKSLGLRIFFGKRSAITSTSDFSHESLDRLVSDTCTLAQITPEDPFSGLPAPELLAKSVPERDLADTDVEKLPIEEKIDIARRAEGAALEQDPRLTNSEGAEFGHYHTLVLYAASNGFHGSYQTTGASLSVMPIATQDGQMQRDYWYSSRRKYKEMESPEAVGKTAAMRTLRRLGARKVTTQEVPVIFDPEISSSLVGHLASAVSGYSIYKGASFLIDQLGKQIASADVTIEDDPTLPSGLGSRPFDGEGLPSYKKTVIENGVLKTYLLDTYSGKKLGLASTGSAVRGIGDPPSAGSSNFHLKPGRYTPQEIVRSVKAGLYVTELIGFGVNMVTGDYSRGAVGIWIENGELAYPVEEITIAGNLKEMYKQIEMIGNDLNPWRRTAAPTLKISRMTVAGN, from the coding sequence ATGGCATTCGATCTGAATCGCGCCGAAGAGCTACTGAAGAAGGCGGAAAAACAAGGGGCGACCGCAGGAGATTTAATCGTCGTCGAGGGGGATTCCTTCTCGGCGCAGGTCCGGCTGAGGGAGGTCGAGAAGATCAGCAATGCCCGTGGCAAGAGCCTCGGGCTCCGGATCTTTTTTGGGAAGCGGTCGGCGATCACCTCCACCTCGGACTTCAGCCACGAATCGCTCGACCGGCTGGTGTCGGACACCTGCACCTTGGCGCAGATCACCCCGGAGGATCCCTTTTCCGGACTGCCGGCGCCGGAGTTATTGGCGAAGAGCGTCCCCGAGCGCGATCTGGCCGACACCGATGTCGAGAAGCTCCCGATTGAGGAGAAGATCGACATCGCCCGGCGGGCGGAGGGGGCGGCGCTGGAGCAAGACCCGCGCCTCACCAATTCGGAAGGGGCCGAGTTCGGCCACTATCATACACTCGTTCTCTACGCCGCCAGCAACGGCTTCCATGGCAGTTATCAGACCACCGGCGCGTCTCTTTCGGTGATGCCGATTGCGACGCAAGACGGCCAGATGCAGCGCGACTATTGGTACTCCTCCCGGAGAAAATATAAAGAGATGGAATCGCCGGAGGCGGTCGGGAAGACGGCGGCGATGCGGACCCTCCGACGGCTGGGGGCGAGAAAGGTCACCACCCAAGAGGTGCCGGTGATTTTCGATCCCGAGATCTCCTCCTCGCTGGTGGGACACCTCGCTTCAGCGGTCTCGGGCTATTCGATTTATAAGGGGGCCTCGTTCCTGATCGATCAATTGGGAAAGCAGATCGCCTCGGCCGACGTGACGATTGAAGACGATCCGACCCTTCCGTCAGGGCTCGGCTCCCGTCCCTTTGACGGGGAGGGACTTCCCTCTTATAAAAAGACCGTCATTGAAAACGGGGTCCTTAAAACCTATCTGCTCGACACCTATTCCGGCAAAAAGCTGGGGCTCGCTTCGACCGGCAGCGCGGTCCGAGGCATCGGCGATCCCCCCTCGGCCGGATCGAGCAATTTTCACCTGAAGCCGGGGCGGTATACCCCGCAAGAGATCGTCCGGTCGGTAAAGGCGGGGCTCTATGTGACGGAGCTGATCGGCTTCGGCGTGAACATGGTCACCGGCGATTACTCCCGCGGCGCGGTCGGAATCTGGATTGAAAACGGGGAGCTCGCCTATCCGGTGGAAGAGATCACCATCGCCGGCAATCTCAAAGAGATGTACAAGCAGATCGAGATGATCGGCAATGATCTTAATCCGTGGCGGCGCACCGCCGCACCGACCCTTAAAATCTCCCGTATGACAGTCGCCGGCAATTAG
- the tldD gene encoding metalloprotease TldD — MTNKTANSPTNNPEKPDQFFLEKYGLSTSSLESAMGKVLGKRIDYADLFFEYLTSESISLEEGIVKKVSKNVSQGVGVRALAQEKTGYAYSDDINTDQLLIAAKTARYIAEEGSSSATVPMHQVTAPERNLYPVGTPPIEVPVERKIKLLEEIDRIARQYDPRIKKVMASFSSEYKIILIANSEGVVIGDILPLERLNVTCIAEEQGNRQVGSFGGGGRYEFGYFLDEQRFEQYTREAARQAIVNLSAIDAPAGGMEVVLGPGWPGILLHEAIGHGLEADFNRKGTSAFSGKIGQRVASELCTIVDDGTLPSRRGSLNCDDEGTPTSKTVLIEKGILKGYLQDRLNAKLMKMPLTGNGRRESYAHSPMPRMTNTYMLAGESAPEEILRSVRKGLYAVSFGGGQVDITSGKFVFSASEAYLIENGKIGRPVKGATLIGNGPDVLTKVTMVGNDLSLDSGIGTCGKDGQSVPVGVGLPTIKISEMTVGGTKS; from the coding sequence ATGACGAACAAAACGGCAAACAGTCCGACGAACAACCCGGAGAAACCGGACCAGTTCTTCTTGGAGAAATATGGTCTGTCGACCTCCTCGTTGGAGTCGGCGATGGGGAAGGTGCTGGGGAAGCGGATCGACTATGCCGACCTCTTCTTCGAGTACCTGACGAGCGAGTCGATCAGCCTGGAAGAGGGGATCGTCAAGAAGGTCTCGAAAAACGTCTCCCAGGGGGTCGGGGTTCGGGCGCTCGCCCAGGAGAAGACCGGCTACGCCTATTCGGACGACATCAACACCGATCAGCTCCTCATCGCCGCCAAAACCGCCCGCTATATCGCCGAGGAGGGGAGTTCGTCGGCAACCGTGCCGATGCATCAGGTGACCGCGCCGGAAAGAAATCTCTACCCGGTCGGAACCCCGCCGATCGAGGTGCCGGTGGAGAGAAAGATCAAGCTCCTTGAAGAGATCGACCGGATCGCCCGGCAATACGATCCGCGAATCAAGAAGGTCATGGCCTCCTTCAGCAGCGAGTACAAGATTATTTTGATCGCGAATTCCGAAGGGGTCGTCATCGGCGACATCCTCCCGCTCGAGCGGTTGAATGTCACCTGCATCGCGGAAGAGCAGGGGAACCGCCAGGTCGGGAGCTTCGGCGGCGGCGGGCGGTATGAATTCGGCTATTTCCTCGACGAGCAGCGCTTCGAGCAGTACACCCGAGAGGCGGCGCGACAGGCGATCGTCAACCTCTCCGCCATCGATGCGCCGGCGGGAGGGATGGAGGTGGTCCTCGGACCGGGCTGGCCCGGCATCCTCCTTCATGAGGCGATCGGCCATGGGTTGGAGGCCGACTTCAATCGGAAAGGAACCTCCGCCTTCAGCGGCAAAATCGGACAGCGGGTCGCGTCGGAGCTTTGCACCATCGTCGACGACGGCACCCTTCCCTCCCGCCGCGGCTCGCTCAACTGCGATGACGAAGGAACCCCGACCAGCAAGACGGTTTTAATCGAGAAGGGGATCTTGAAAGGTTATCTCCAAGACCGGCTGAATGCGAAGTTGATGAAGATGCCGCTCACCGGAAACGGCCGGCGCGAGAGCTACGCCCACAGCCCGATGCCGCGGATGACGAACACCTACATGCTGGCCGGGGAGTCCGCTCCCGAGGAGATCCTCCGATCGGTCCGGAAAGGGCTTTATGCCGTCTCGTTCGGCGGCGGCCAGGTCGACATCACCAGCGGAAAATTTGTCTTCTCGGCGAGCGAGGCCTACCTGATCGAGAACGGAAAGATCGGCCGTCCGGTGAAGGGGGCGACCTTGATCGGAAATGGACCCGACGTCCTCACCAAGGTGACGATGGTCGGGAACGATCTCTCCCTCGACTCCGGAATCGGAACCTGCGGGAAAGACGGACAAAGCGTGCCGGTCGGCGTCGGGCTTCCGACGATCAAGATCTCCGAGATGACCGTCGGCGGAACCAAAAGCTAA
- a CDS encoding acyl-CoA thioesterase yields the protein MAEEGKTVAETATEMVQIILPNDTNMLGNLLGGTLMHWIDMVGAIVANRHSRRPIVTASMEGLDFLVPVRLGFLVILKAQMNYAGKSSMEVGVEVYSENGLSGERVHTSSAILTYVAVDLKGRPVPVPKLILTTEEERRRHEEALERKQRRLERLNKSRT from the coding sequence ATGGCGGAAGAAGGAAAAACGGTGGCCGAAACGGCGACCGAAATGGTTCAGATTATCCTGCCGAACGACACGAACATGCTCGGCAACCTTCTCGGCGGCACGTTGATGCATTGGATCGACATGGTCGGCGCCATCGTCGCCAACCGGCACAGCCGCAGGCCGATTGTCACCGCCTCAATGGAGGGGCTCGACTTCCTCGTCCCGGTCCGCCTCGGCTTTTTGGTGATCTTAAAGGCACAGATGAACTACGCCGGAAAGAGCTCGATGGAAGTGGGGGTCGAAGTCTACTCCGAGAACGGGTTGAGCGGGGAGCGGGTCCATACGAGCAGCGCTATTTTGACCTATGTCGCCGTCGACCTCAAAGGCCGTCCGGTGCCGGTGCCGAAGCTGATCCTGACGACGGAGGAAGAGCGGCGCCGCCACGAAGAGGCGCTGGAGCGGAAGCAGAGGCGCTTGGAACGGCTGAATAAAAGTCGCACTTGA
- a CDS encoding SDR family oxidoreductase yields MRLKDKVAIITGGGTGIGAAMTEQFLREGARVVIGSRNPNHHKAYAEKLQKDGYPVAGFQVDVTDRRSVDQFVANAVGAFGPIEILVNNAGISGQTPIDQEKDERWLAILQTNLTGTYTVTKRVLREMRDHSHGRIINLSSVLGKFGVAGYTAYCTTKHGIIGFTRALALEVVSRGITVNALCPGWVETEMAQLGLREWSEGAGLSMEEVRRQAVAAIPMKRFTEGAEVAELAVYLASEASQAMTGQALNICGGATTA; encoded by the coding sequence ATGAGACTGAAAGATAAAGTGGCCATCATTACGGGTGGGGGTACCGGAATTGGGGCGGCGATGACCGAGCAATTTTTAAGAGAGGGGGCCCGGGTCGTCATCGGCTCACGAAATCCGAACCACCACAAGGCTTATGCCGAAAAGCTTCAGAAGGATGGGTATCCGGTTGCCGGTTTTCAGGTCGATGTGACCGACCGCCGCTCCGTCGATCAATTTGTCGCCAACGCGGTCGGCGCCTTCGGACCGATCGAGATTTTGGTCAACAATGCCGGGATCTCAGGCCAAACCCCGATCGATCAAGAGAAGGATGAGCGCTGGCTGGCGATTCTTCAGACCAACCTGACCGGAACCTACACTGTCACCAAGCGGGTTTTGCGGGAGATGAGAGACCATTCCCACGGACGGATCATCAACCTCTCTTCCGTGTTGGGAAAATTCGGGGTCGCCGGCTACACCGCCTACTGCACGACGAAACATGGAATCATCGGCTTTACCCGTGCGCTCGCGCTCGAGGTTGTCTCCCGCGGCATCACCGTGAACGCCCTCTGCCCCGGCTGGGTGGAGACCGAGATGGCGCAGCTCGGTTTAAGAGAGTGGTCCGAGGGGGCCGGGCTGTCGATGGAAGAGGTCCGTCGCCAGGCGGTCGCCGCCATCCCGATGAAGCGGTTCACGGAAGGGGCCGAGGTGGCGGAGCTGGCGGTCTACCTCGCCTCGGAGGCCTCTCAAGCGATGACCGGACAGGCCCTCAATATTTGCGGGGGGGCGACGACGGCGTAA
- a CDS encoding HAD-IA family hydrolase yields MSNKAKGIFFDAGDTLFQVKEGVGVQYSRFAKKYGIDVAPDLLNQRFREVFKRSPPLAFPGLSGAALKAREKEWWYRIVRAVFDDIRFPKFDPLFEEIFHFFRGAEGWVLFPDTKETLDRLSKEGYPLGIISNFDSRIEEVCSALGIRRYFQTVTISSQEGVAKPSPEIFKKALKKAGLLPTESLYIGDSPDHDIKGAQEIGMKVLLLDRTGRYPNERAVPRISSLQALADHLW; encoded by the coding sequence ATGTCGAATAAAGCCAAGGGAATCTTCTTTGACGCGGGAGACACCTTATTTCAGGTCAAAGAGGGTGTCGGCGTCCAGTACAGCCGCTTTGCGAAGAAGTATGGGATCGATGTCGCGCCCGATCTCTTAAATCAGCGCTTCCGAGAGGTCTTTAAACGGAGCCCGCCGCTCGCCTTTCCCGGCCTGAGCGGGGCCGCGTTGAAAGCCCGGGAGAAGGAGTGGTGGTACCGGATCGTCCGGGCGGTCTTCGATGACATTCGCTTTCCGAAGTTTGATCCGCTCTTTGAGGAGATTTTTCATTTTTTCAGGGGGGCCGAAGGGTGGGTCTTATTCCCTGATACGAAAGAGACCCTCGATCGCCTGAGCAAAGAGGGTTACCCGCTCGGCATTATTTCCAATTTCGATTCGCGGATCGAGGAGGTCTGCAGCGCCCTCGGCATCCGCCGCTACTTCCAGACGGTGACGATCTCAAGCCAAGAAGGGGTCGCCAAGCCGTCGCCGGAAATCTTCAAGAAAGCCTTGAAGAAAGCAGGCCTCCTCCCGACAGAGTCGCTCTATATCGGAGACAGCCCCGATCACGATATCAAAGGGGCTCAGGAGATCGGGATGAAAGTCCTCCTGCTCGATCGCACAGGACGCTATCCAAACGAGCGGGCGGTCCCACGCATTTCTTCTCTACAGGCCCTGGCAGACCATCTATGGTAG
- a CDS encoding ketopantoate reductase family protein, which translates to MAATPSQKKFEKILIVGAGAVGGYFGALLCRSGADVTFLVRPQTFQAIQKKGLQIKSFSGDFTVHPTLVQKRSEMQSADLIIMAVKAYDLLPVLEEIAPLVERGATLLTLQNGVDSEERIFDFYKKECFVAGVAYITSRLAAPGVVEHFRRGIISVGERSGEKSERAAQIHQLLSDAGIQCTLTGQIMKAKWEKLCWNATFNPLSVILDHPISLILDSPPLLEIVRQAIAEIIAVAASEGIALKEKTIDETITVSSQFREYHTSMYEDFKGGKPTEIDHLNGDLIRRGERRGIPVATHRTLYGLVKGLEQKRAGSNAQDQTR; encoded by the coding sequence ATGGCGGCAACACCCTCTCAGAAAAAATTTGAAAAGATCTTGATCGTCGGCGCCGGCGCGGTCGGCGGCTATTTCGGCGCCCTCCTCTGCCGGTCGGGCGCCGACGTCACCTTCTTGGTCCGTCCCCAAACCTTCCAGGCGATCCAAAAAAAGGGGCTGCAGATCAAGAGCTTCTCCGGCGACTTTACCGTTCATCCCACCCTGGTTCAAAAGCGCTCGGAGATGCAATCGGCCGACCTGATCATTATGGCGGTGAAAGCCTATGACCTTCTCCCGGTCCTCGAAGAGATTGCGCCGCTCGTCGAACGGGGAGCGACCCTTCTGACGCTGCAGAACGGGGTCGATTCCGAAGAGCGGATTTTTGATTTTTATAAAAAAGAGTGCTTCGTCGCCGGGGTCGCCTACATCACCTCGCGCCTGGCGGCGCCGGGGGTGGTGGAGCATTTCCGAAGAGGGATCATCTCCGTCGGTGAGCGCTCGGGGGAGAAGAGCGAACGCGCGGCGCAAATCCATCAGCTCCTCTCGGACGCCGGAATTCAATGCACCCTCACCGGTCAGATCATGAAAGCGAAGTGGGAGAAGCTCTGCTGGAATGCGACTTTTAATCCGCTGTCGGTGATCCTCGATCATCCGATCTCCCTGATTCTCGATTCTCCGCCGCTTCTGGAAATCGTTCGTCAAGCGATCGCGGAGATCATCGCCGTGGCGGCGAGTGAGGGGATCGCTCTCAAGGAGAAGACCATCGACGAGACGATCACCGTTTCCTCGCAGTTCAGGGAATACCACACGTCGATGTATGAAGATTTCAAGGGAGGAAAACCGACCGAGATCGATCATCTCAACGGCGATCTGATCCGCCGCGGGGAGCGGCGGGGCATTCCGGTGGCAACCCACCGCACCCTCTATGGCTTGGTCAAAGGGCTCGAACAAAAAAGAGCAGGATCAAACGCGCAGGATCAAACACGATAA
- the fbp gene encoding class 1 fructose-bisphosphatase: MELGTTLTRFLIEQQRKHYPKATGDFTGLLAEIATTAKILSREVNKAGLIDILGYQGRENVHGERVQKLDDFANETFIKTLSHTGHLIGFASEELEGIYQIPDPHPKGKYVLVFDPLDGSSNIDVNISIGSIFSIHRRKSGGNEATMDDFLQPGRDQVGAGYIIYGSSTMMVYSTGYGVHGFTLDPSIGEFLLSHEDIKIPSRGKIYSINDGNAPLWENGMKRYIEGMKKSGATARYVGSLVADFHRNLLKGGIFLYPGDSRNPHGKLRLLYEAAPLAFIVEQAQGRATTGTQPILDIKPESLHQKVPLIIGSAEDVKEAESFCRGK, translated from the coding sequence ATGGAGCTGGGGACCACTCTCACTCGATTTCTCATTGAACAGCAACGGAAGCACTATCCTAAAGCGACCGGCGATTTCACCGGGCTGTTGGCCGAGATCGCCACGACCGCCAAGATCCTCTCAAGAGAGGTCAATAAAGCGGGCCTCATCGACATCCTCGGCTACCAGGGGAGAGAAAATGTCCATGGCGAGCGGGTCCAGAAGCTTGATGATTTTGCCAACGAAACATTCATCAAAACGCTCAGCCATACCGGCCACCTGATCGGCTTCGCCTCCGAAGAGTTGGAAGGAATCTATCAAATTCCCGATCCTCATCCCAAGGGAAAATATGTTCTGGTCTTTGATCCGCTCGATGGCTCCTCGAATATCGACGTCAATATCAGCATCGGCTCCATCTTCTCCATCCATCGCCGAAAGAGCGGCGGGAACGAAGCGACGATGGACGATTTTCTTCAGCCCGGCCGCGATCAGGTCGGCGCCGGCTATATCATCTACGGCTCGTCGACGATGATGGTCTACAGCACCGGCTACGGCGTCCATGGATTCACGCTCGACCCGAGCATCGGAGAGTTCCTACTCTCTCATGAAGACATAAAAATCCCTTCCAGGGGAAAAATCTACAGCATCAACGACGGGAACGCGCCGCTCTGGGAAAACGGGATGAAGCGCTACATCGAGGGGATGAAGAAGAGCGGCGCCACCGCCCGCTATGTCGGCTCGCTCGTCGCCGACTTCCACCGCAACCTTCTGAAGGGGGGAATCTTCCTCTATCCCGGCGACAGCAGGAACCCACACGGGAAGCTTCGCCTCCTCTATGAAGCCGCCCCGCTCGCCTTCATCGTCGAGCAGGCGCAAGGGCGCGCGACGACCGGCACCCAGCCGATCCTTGACATCAAGCCCGAATCGCTCCATCAAAAAGTTCCCTTGATCATCGGGAGCGCCGAAGATGTGAAAGAGGCCGAGTCCTTCTGCCGCGGAAAATAA
- a CDS encoding homoserine kinase — translation MKSVRVFAPASVGNIGPGFDVLGMALAGMGDTVTAMRRSEPGVSITEITGDRGRLSYKAEENTAGIAVQTVLTHLGIREGVQLTLHKGVPGTGLGSSAASAVAGAYAVNLLFGEKLSKAELIPLAAVAESQVSRGFFLDNVGPSMMGGITWNNPFTKEVVPLGRIDKAVIIIATPDFPLLTRESRRVLPRMIPMENFISNMAYASMITWAVAKKDPVRFGRSIQDRVAEPARAPLIKGFEDVKKAALTAGAFGCSISGAGASIFAVTDDSKKGEKIGKAMERAFQGHQVLSEIRIAQMDRLGARMVK, via the coding sequence ATGAAGTCGGTTCGTGTCTTTGCCCCTGCGTCGGTAGGAAACATCGGCCCGGGATTCGACGTATTGGGGATGGCGCTCGCAGGAATGGGAGACACGGTCACGGCGATGCGGCGGTCCGAGCCGGGGGTCTCGATCACGGAAATCACCGGAGACCGCGGCCGTCTATCGTATAAGGCCGAGGAAAACACCGCCGGAATCGCGGTACAAACCGTCCTGACCCATTTGGGAATTCGGGAAGGGGTTCAACTCACCCTTCACAAAGGGGTTCCGGGAACCGGGCTGGGGAGCAGCGCCGCGAGCGCGGTGGCCGGGGCTTATGCGGTCAACCTCCTCTTCGGGGAGAAGCTCTCCAAGGCCGAATTGATCCCGCTGGCGGCGGTGGCCGAATCGCAGGTCAGCCGGGGTTTCTTTCTCGACAATGTCGGGCCGTCGATGATGGGAGGGATCACCTGGAACAATCCTTTTACCAAAGAGGTCGTTCCGTTGGGACGGATCGATAAGGCGGTGATCATCATCGCGACCCCCGATTTTCCCCTTCTCACGAGAGAGTCGAGACGCGTGCTTCCCCGGATGATTCCGATGGAGAACTTTATCTCGAACATGGCTTATGCGTCGATGATCACCTGGGCGGTTGCGAAAAAAGACCCGGTTCGATTCGGCCGGTCGATACAAGATCGGGTTGCCGAGCCGGCCCGCGCCCCCTTGATTAAAGGCTTTGAAGATGTTAAAAAGGCCGCTTTGACGGCAGGGGCCTTCGGCTGTTCGATCTCCGGCGCGGGGGCTTCGATCTTTGCGGTCACCGACGATTCGAAGAAGGGGGAGAAGATCGGGAAGGCCATGGAAAGAGCATTTCAAGGACACCAGGTTCTTTCGGAGATACGAATCGCCCAGATGGACCGGCTGGGCGCGCGGATGGTGAAATAA
- a CDS encoding LOG family protein has translation MDLKELQERIIDLIHLTSGPTENEDLIREIIVTALTLSKNHATRGDLKIIHTVLKEMRYGFKLFAPYKDFRKVSVFGSARTRPTEPIYQHAEEFARKITAKGFMVITGAGEGIMRAVQGGAGRSNSFGLNIHLPFEQAANEFIENDPKLMTFKYFFPRKLFFIKEASAIALFPGGFGTHDEGFEALTLLQTGKTSPIPLVFVDSPGGTYWKAWRVYVEDELLARGLISEEDLNLFKVTDQIDVAVEEIVGFYRNYHSLRFVRDQLVIRMNKTAEPTLLDRLNQSFSDILVSGEFAASGPLPDEANEPKLLSLPRLVFNFNRRDFGRLRQLIDVINQH, from the coding sequence ATGGATCTAAAAGAACTTCAAGAACGTATCATCGACCTCATCCACCTCACGTCCGGTCCCACCGAGAATGAAGATCTCATCCGTGAGATTATCGTGACGGCACTGACCCTCTCAAAAAATCATGCCACCCGCGGGGATCTGAAGATCATCCATACCGTGCTCAAAGAGATGCGGTACGGGTTTAAGCTCTTCGCTCCCTATAAAGATTTCCGCAAGGTGAGCGTCTTCGGTTCGGCGCGAACCCGGCCGACGGAGCCAATCTATCAGCATGCGGAAGAGTTTGCCAGAAAGATTACGGCAAAGGGATTCATGGTCATCACCGGCGCCGGCGAGGGGATCATGCGCGCCGTTCAGGGGGGAGCCGGACGAAGCAACAGCTTCGGATTGAACATCCATCTCCCGTTCGAGCAGGCCGCAAACGAGTTTATCGAGAACGATCCGAAGTTGATGACCTTCAAATATTTCTTCCCCCGGAAGCTCTTTTTCATCAAAGAGGCGAGCGCCATCGCGCTCTTCCCGGGCGGCTTCGGGACCCATGACGAGGGATTTGAGGCGCTGACCCTCCTTCAAACGGGGAAGACCAGCCCGATCCCGCTCGTCTTTGTCGACTCTCCCGGCGGGACCTACTGGAAGGCGTGGCGCGTCTATGTCGAGGATGAGCTCCTCGCACGCGGGCTGATCTCGGAAGAAGATCTAAACCTGTTCAAGGTCACAGATCAAATCGACGTCGCCGTAGAGGAGATCGTCGGCTTCTATCGAAATTACCACTCGCTTCGGTTTGTTCGAGATCAATTGGTGATTCGGATGAATAAAACGGCGGAGCCGACCCTGTTGGACCGTTTGAACCAATCTTTCTCCGACATCCTCGTCAGCGGAGAGTTTGCCGCAAGCGGTCCGCTTCCCGATGAAGCAAATGAGCCGAAGCTCCTCTCGCTTCCCCGTCTTGTCTTTAACTTCAACCGAAGAGATTTTGGCCGCCTGCGCCAACTGATCGACGTCATTAATCAGCATTGA
- a CDS encoding response regulator translates to MPVATKGRIVVIDDHDSTLDFFGEALTCLGYTPLLAQDGPKGLELCRENEVQAVLVDYVMPEMSGLEVADRVKAFSKPLTVILTSASYQDAAQDIESKRIDYFLNKPFRMAELESILEEALGQEAE, encoded by the coding sequence ATGCCCGTCGCGACAAAGGGAAGAATCGTCGTCATCGACGACCATGACTCGACCCTTGATTTCTTTGGCGAGGCATTGACCTGTTTGGGATATACCCCTTTGTTGGCGCAAGACGGACCGAAAGGCTTGGAACTCTGCCGGGAAAATGAAGTCCAGGCCGTTCTGGTCGACTACGTGATGCCGGAGATGTCGGGCCTTGAGGTCGCCGACCGGGTAAAAGCTTTTTCAAAACCGCTCACGGTGATCTTAACCAGCGCTTCTTATCAGGATGCGGCTCAAGATATCGAGTCGAAACGGATCGACTATTTTTTGAACAAACCGTTCCGCATGGCGGAGTTGGAATCGATCCTTGAAGAGGCCCTGGGCCAGGAAGCCGAGTAG